In Gimesia benthica, a single window of DNA contains:
- a CDS encoding sugar phosphate isomerase/epimerase family protein codes for MSDNPSVILSAFADEAANHKTAVEQMVALSALGLKYYSPRFIDVNGDGNVKHVVDLNKAEYKQLLKLHDEYGMNVTSIGARVGKIKLVDKEDGSHNVFVPFKEYLKKEVANTINAATTLGTKLIRGFSFYPPKGEDPKPYMNQAVDQIGEIVDLCAKEGLVYGLEIEPNLIGETGPLLAELARKVKRPNMVTIYDGGNIAAQNKDAMQCLSEFHDMSKSMGWLHIKDYAVDPDLEWTGVVDEERLKNFVPANVGDAGHEFILRELRDMLPKMDKKMKKLGVPGVFLEVEPHLKGGGQFGGFSGPDGIGVAVRALCSVLDYVGIDYELRGFKDIQELRGF; via the coding sequence ATGTCAGATAATCCAAGTGTCATTTTAAGTGCCTTTGCTGATGAAGCCGCCAATCATAAAACCGCTGTTGAACAGATGGTGGCACTCTCCGCGCTGGGATTGAAATACTACAGCCCCCGCTTTATCGATGTGAACGGGGATGGGAACGTCAAGCATGTCGTCGATCTGAACAAAGCCGAATACAAGCAGTTGCTCAAGCTGCACGATGAGTACGGCATGAATGTCACCAGCATCGGTGCCCGCGTTGGTAAGATCAAACTGGTCGACAAAGAAGATGGTTCACACAACGTCTTCGTGCCCTTCAAGGAATACCTTAAGAAAGAAGTTGCCAACACAATCAACGCAGCGACCACCCTCGGTACCAAGCTGATCCGTGGTTTCTCCTTCTACCCGCCTAAGGGTGAAGATCCCAAGCCTTACATGAACCAGGCCGTTGATCAGATCGGGGAAATCGTCGATCTGTGTGCCAAGGAAGGTCTCGTGTACGGCCTCGAAATCGAGCCTAACCTGATCGGGGAAACCGGACCGCTGCTGGCCGAACTGGCCCGCAAAGTCAAACGCCCCAACATGGTCACCATTTATGATGGCGGAAACATCGCCGCTCAGAACAAAGACGCGATGCAGTGTCTGAGCGAGTTCCACGACATGAGCAAATCCATGGGTTGGCTGCACATCAAAGATTACGCCGTCGATCCCGATCTGGAATGGACGGGTGTGGTTGACGAAGAACGTCTGAAAAACTTCGTTCCCGCCAACGTGGGTGATGCCGGTCATGAGTTCATCCTGCGGGAACTCCGCGACATGCTCCCCAAGATGGACAAGAAGATGAAAAAACTGGGCGTGCCCGGCGTCTTCCTGGAAGTCGAGCCGCACCTCAAAGGGGGCGGACAGTTCGGCGGATTCAGTGGTCCCGATGGAATCGGCGTCGCAGTGCGGGCGCTTTGCTCCGTTCTCGATTATGTCGGCATCGATTATGAACTCCGCGGTTTCAAAGACATTCAGGAACTGCGTGGCTTCTAA
- a CDS encoding DUF1559 domain-containing protein produces the protein MKVQTHRPRGFTLIELLVVIAIIAILIALLLPAVQQAREAARRTSCKNNLKQLGLGLHNYHDTHGCYPPGYIYRPGASGNQLGFGWVAMILPMLDQANLYNEFNFNLPIFDAANLTAREKQIPGLLCPSDPVSENNFVEMGSSAERYAMGCYVASFGPPDLDATQEKRAGMFSRNSSTRARDIIDGMSNTLCVGERQNGAFRNGASHGNHFEYETTWAGAVRDISDPTDDHGHMVLFQSGHVPNSPQSDDRDVSAPHIGFAQFLLGDGSVRLIGSSIDFGVYTGLSTISGGEVIGEY, from the coding sequence ATGAAAGTCCAAACGCATCGCCCCAGAGGGTTCACACTGATTGAACTCCTGGTGGTCATTGCCATTATTGCGATTCTGATCGCCCTGCTCCTGCCTGCCGTTCAGCAGGCGCGGGAAGCAGCGCGCAGAACGTCCTGTAAAAATAACCTGAAGCAGCTGGGCCTGGGGCTGCATAACTACCATGATACGCATGGCTGTTATCCTCCCGGCTACATTTACCGGCCCGGCGCTTCGGGAAATCAACTGGGATTCGGCTGGGTTGCGATGATCCTGCCGATGCTCGATCAGGCCAACTTATATAATGAGTTTAACTTCAACCTGCCGATCTTCGACGCCGCCAACCTGACGGCGCGGGAAAAACAGATCCCGGGCCTGCTCTGTCCCTCAGATCCCGTTTCCGAGAATAATTTCGTGGAGATGGGAAGCTCCGCGGAACGTTACGCGATGGGCTGCTATGTCGCCAGTTTCGGTCCGCCGGACCTGGATGCGACCCAGGAGAAACGAGCGGGGATGTTCAGCCGCAACAGTTCCACCCGCGCTCGTGACATCATTGATGGCATGTCGAATACGCTCTGCGTGGGAGAACGCCAGAACGGTGCCTTCCGTAATGGGGCGTCGCACGGGAACCATTTCGAGTACGAAACGACCTGGGCTGGTGCCGTGCGTGATATCTCTGATCCGACGGACGACCATGGTCACATGGTACTCTTCCAGTCGGGGCATGTGCCCAATTCACCGCAGAGTGATGACCGGGATGTCTCGGCACCGCACATCGGTTTTGCCCAGTTCCTGCTGGGTGACGGTTCCGTGCGGCTCATTGGTTCCAGCATCGACTTTGGTGTTTATACAGGGCTGAGTACGATCTCAGGAGGCGAAGTGATCGGCGAGTATTAA
- a CDS encoding Gfo/Idh/MocA family protein, translating to MSPAGTLPKLKAGMVGFGMIVDETYRPFFETVYKQDLYQRSTGPVEVSLDAVVTRTGSRAEKYLAERGDKVGGFQSFVGDNAIEEMIEAGVNFACVASPDDRHFDACKKLLGAGVHVIVEKPSVLSLQELDELVALAEKNNVTAKVVYHKLFDPDHKRMRSLVYDGVLQHVNNGYCSLLEPKAISGQQFAQWITGRNPGTYVAVHYIKLIDFSFGGKLKTITAAGQRGLVGDKDGPTWDSCQMKMVYEYESGREAAFDIQTSWVTPDNFPGYVEQEVQFRFDNGLWNGHSRKRGVECTVEDKTPNEIKNSLNNHFNAPFVEPWNERSQRGYGIEVIEQFAKEVAQVEFGGPESERAERLAQIRSLDYNDLSADRQTVAAVQALEAILEKRAAGEPDCVVRVNDENGGLVLYRPGSSEFEVLYEGTV from the coding sequence ATGAGTCCAGCAGGAACACTCCCCAAACTGAAAGCCGGCATGGTTGGCTTCGGTATGATCGTCGATGAAACCTATCGTCCCTTCTTCGAAACGGTTTACAAACAGGACCTCTACCAGCGGTCTACCGGCCCGGTGGAAGTTTCGCTGGATGCAGTGGTCACCCGCACCGGATCCCGGGCCGAGAAGTACCTGGCAGAGCGCGGCGACAAAGTCGGCGGCTTCCAGAGCTTCGTCGGTGATAACGCCATCGAAGAGATGATCGAAGCGGGTGTGAACTTCGCCTGTGTCGCGTCTCCCGATGACCGTCACTTCGATGCCTGCAAGAAGCTGCTGGGTGCAGGCGTGCATGTAATCGTGGAAAAGCCCTCTGTTCTGTCTCTGCAGGAGCTGGACGAACTGGTGGCTCTGGCTGAGAAAAATAATGTGACTGCCAAAGTGGTCTATCACAAGCTGTTCGATCCGGATCACAAGCGGATGCGTTCGCTGGTTTATGATGGCGTACTGCAGCATGTGAATAACGGCTACTGCTCGCTGCTGGAACCCAAGGCAATTTCAGGTCAGCAGTTTGCACAGTGGATTACCGGTCGTAACCCTGGAACCTATGTCGCCGTGCATTACATCAAACTGATCGACTTCTCGTTCGGTGGAAAATTGAAGACCATCACCGCCGCCGGCCAGCGCGGTCTGGTAGGCGACAAAGATGGCCCGACCTGGGACAGCTGCCAGATGAAGATGGTTTACGAATACGAATCGGGCCGCGAAGCCGCCTTCGATATTCAGACTTCGTGGGTCACCCCGGATAACTTCCCCGGCTATGTCGAACAGGAAGTTCAGTTCCGCTTCGACAATGGTCTGTGGAACGGTCACTCCCGTAAACGTGGTGTGGAATGCACCGTGGAAGACAAAACGCCGAACGAGATCAAGAACTCTTTGAACAACCACTTCAACGCTCCATTTGTAGAACCCTGGAACGAACGTTCGCAGCGGGGTTATGGAATTGAAGTGATCGAACAGTTTGCGAAAGAAGTTGCCCAGGTGGAATTCGGCGGTCCCGAATCGGAACGGGCAGAACGCCTGGCGCAGATTCGATCGCTGGACTACAACGACCTGTCGGCGGATCGTCAGACCGTGGCCGCCGTCCAGGCACTCGAAGCCATTCTGGAAAAACGGGCTGCAGGCGAACCGGATTGCGTCGTGCGTGTAAACGACGAGAACGGTGGCCTGGTGCTCTATCGTCCTGGTTCGAGCGAATTCGAAGTGCTCTACGAAGGCACCGTTTAA
- a CDS encoding Trm112 family protein, whose translation MAFDPQRLQDIIACPKTKARLVCDGDFLVSVDPATRLKYPIRDGIPVMLVDEAEEVSPEEWAAIMQRHERNPETGEAVF comes from the coding sequence ATGGCCTTTGATCCACAACGTTTACAGGACATCATTGCCTGCCCCAAAACCAAAGCCAGGCTGGTCTGCGACGGTGACTTTCTGGTCTCCGTCGATCCGGCGACGCGACTCAAGTATCCCATTCGCGACGGAATCCCGGTGATGCTCGTGGACGAGGCAGAGGAAGTGTCCCCGGAAGAATGGGCGGCCATCATGCAGCGACATGAACGAAATCCGGAAACAGGAGAAGCGGTCTTCTGA
- a CDS encoding GntR family transcriptional regulator, whose translation MLTESTELHSLQEDENLSLVDEVYQKLLLRIIRCELPGGTELKSTQLAREIGVSRTPVVQALARLQADGIVIQQKNHRAVVREGAENWLVEIHELRLLLEPSAAGMAAGRISAAEIQRLQELAAGVKACQQEYEDGDQSVEQVQKWGAASRNFDYALHLSIADHCGNLPICEAIHKCWSYKRVSYSAAGETPEIMTRGLYDHLVLLDSLKQQDAETASAAMTMHLRNASRMRPDRLIV comes from the coding sequence TTGCTGACCGAATCCACGGAATTGCACTCACTTCAGGAAGACGAGAATCTCTCCCTGGTAGATGAGGTGTACCAGAAACTGCTGCTGCGGATCATTCGCTGTGAACTGCCCGGCGGAACAGAACTGAAGAGCACACAACTCGCCCGTGAGATCGGCGTCAGCCGGACCCCGGTCGTTCAGGCCCTGGCACGCCTGCAGGCCGACGGGATCGTGATTCAGCAGAAAAATCACCGGGCCGTCGTCCGGGAAGGGGCCGAGAACTGGCTTGTGGAAATTCACGAACTCCGCCTGTTGCTCGAACCATCTGCCGCCGGGATGGCCGCCGGACGGATCAGCGCTGCAGAAATTCAGCGTCTGCAGGAACTGGCTGCCGGAGTCAAAGCCTGTCAGCAGGAGTACGAAGACGGCGATCAGTCTGTGGAACAGGTTCAGAAATGGGGCGCCGCTTCCCGTAACTTTGACTACGCACTGCATCTGAGCATCGCCGACCATTGTGGTAATCTTCCGATCTGTGAAGCCATTCACAAATGCTGGAGCTATAAACGGGTATCCTACTCTGCCGCCGGGGAAACACCCGAAATCATGACGCGGGGGCTCTACGATCACCTGGTGCTCCTCGATTCACTGAAACAGCAGGATGCCGAGACCGCATCTGCCGCGATGACCATGCATTTACGTAATGCCTCCCGCATGCGACCTGATCGTTTGATTGTCTGA
- a CDS encoding ATPase, with product MIDRPGDDETRDAAEAAFRAQPDAPTDEPRTAGPKQDVADLYSDLFPQNDQPKPAETAPRSAQRITGTAGMRKRSPGAAIPAPKTLEETGLSLVQLSGLVLKQLYLQGSALGLEISRSAHLPFSIIDTALIFLKEEKCIEVTSGNVIGRSSYRFHLTELGRVRAREAFEQCRYVGPAPVPLDAYVRQCQLQTVVGIDCTPERLEDSFSDFIIREGLLEELGPAVCSGRSIFIYGPPGNGKTLIAKGLGRFLNRQGGEIHVPYALQMENSIITLFDPTIHETTDDHEFLDASSIQRHTATSLPDMEDWSKPETDLRWRRIRRPVVITGGELNLEMLDLRYNKTSNFYTAPLHIKANGGVFLIDDFGRQLVSPKDLLNRWIMPLEDRTDYLTLATGKKFAVPFEQLIVFSTNLDPKDLVDEAFLRRIRHKIHIGPPTRELFTEIAQLCCHQRNLQYDPVFVDYLYDTYYNQGQSPRSSDPRDLLEILQSICRFKGQEPILSTQVIAEAAQRFFCQL from the coding sequence ATGATTGATCGACCTGGTGATGATGAAACGCGGGATGCTGCCGAGGCAGCATTTCGCGCGCAACCTGATGCCCCAACAGATGAGCCCCGCACCGCTGGCCCCAAACAGGATGTGGCTGATCTGTACAGCGATCTGTTTCCGCAAAATGACCAGCCGAAACCTGCAGAGACCGCGCCCCGTTCCGCACAGCGGATCACAGGCACAGCGGGCATGCGCAAGCGTTCTCCCGGCGCAGCGATCCCGGCCCCCAAAACTCTCGAAGAGACCGGCCTGTCGCTGGTGCAGTTGTCGGGGCTGGTACTCAAACAGCTGTATCTGCAGGGAAGTGCCCTCGGGCTCGAAATTTCCCGCAGTGCGCATCTGCCGTTCAGCATTATCGATACGGCTCTGATCTTTCTGAAAGAAGAGAAGTGCATCGAAGTCACGTCCGGCAATGTCATCGGGCGGTCTTCCTATCGATTCCATTTAACAGAACTCGGGCGGGTCCGCGCCCGGGAAGCGTTCGAACAGTGCCGCTATGTCGGGCCGGCGCCGGTCCCGCTGGATGCCTATGTCCGCCAGTGTCAATTACAGACCGTGGTCGGCATCGACTGTACTCCGGAACGGCTCGAAGATTCCTTTTCCGATTTCATCATTCGTGAAGGCCTGCTGGAAGAACTCGGTCCCGCCGTCTGCAGTGGACGGTCTATTTTCATCTACGGCCCACCGGGTAATGGCAAGACACTGATCGCCAAAGGACTGGGACGCTTCCTGAATCGGCAGGGCGGCGAGATCCATGTGCCCTATGCTTTGCAGATGGAAAACAGCATCATCACCCTCTTCGATCCGACCATTCATGAGACGACAGACGACCATGAATTCCTGGATGCGTCATCCATCCAGCGACACACGGCAACCTCTCTACCTGACATGGAAGACTGGAGTAAACCGGAAACTGATTTGCGCTGGCGACGGATCAGGCGTCCGGTCGTCATCACGGGCGGGGAACTGAATCTGGAGATGCTGGATTTACGCTACAATAAAACCAGCAACTTCTACACCGCCCCACTACACATCAAAGCCAATGGCGGCGTGTTTCTGATTGACGACTTCGGCCGGCAACTGGTCAGCCCCAAGGACCTGCTCAACCGGTGGATTATGCCGCTGGAAGACCGGACCGATTATCTCACGCTGGCAACCGGTAAGAAGTTCGCGGTTCCCTTTGAACAGTTGATCGTCTTTTCCACCAACCTGGATCCCAAAGACCTGGTCGATGAAGCCTTCCTCCGCCGGATTCGTCACAAGATTCACATCGGTCCCCCCACACGGGAACTGTTTACCGAAATCGCGCAGCTCTGCTGCCACCAGCGAAATCTGCAGTACGACCCAGTCTTTGTAGATTACCTGTATGACACTTATTACAACCAGGGTCAGTCCCCGCGCTCGAGCGACCCGAGAGATTTACTGGAGATTCTTCAGTCAATTTGTCGATTTAAAGGACAGGAACCCATTCTTTCCACTCAAGTTATCGCAGAGGCAGCACAACGCTTCTTCTGTCAGTTATAA
- a CDS encoding class I SAM-dependent methyltransferase, producing the protein MKPTSKLFRSDTFCFRCYTLALLVLVGLANSASAAEPAATKQKPDTQDDRYSYRLDEHDPNGIGKFYLGREIARVMGYQGAPWLERTTREREERLSLLPKALKLQPGMDIADIGAGSGVISVILAEHVTPGGKIYAVDVQQEMLDLLKKKLDKMGVDNVVPVLGTQKSPGLKPESIDLAIMVDVYHEFEFPYEMMREISKALKPKGRVVLVEYRKEDPTVPIKLVHKMSEAQAKKEVSRPELNLKWKETIGILPRQHILVFEKTADE; encoded by the coding sequence ATGAAACCCACGTCGAAGCTTTTCCGATCCGATACGTTCTGCTTCCGGTGCTACACACTGGCTCTCCTGGTCCTCGTCGGTCTGGCCAACTCCGCATCTGCCGCCGAGCCTGCTGCCACAAAACAGAAGCCCGACACGCAGGACGACCGCTATTCTTATCGTCTCGACGAACACGATCCCAACGGCATTGGCAAATTCTACCTGGGACGTGAAATCGCCCGCGTGATGGGTTACCAGGGCGCCCCCTGGCTGGAACGCACCACCCGCGAACGGGAAGAACGCCTGTCGTTGCTCCCCAAAGCACTCAAACTGCAACCCGGTATGGACATTGCCGACATCGGCGCAGGCAGCGGCGTAATCTCGGTGATCCTCGCCGAACACGTCACTCCGGGAGGAAAAATCTACGCCGTCGATGTGCAGCAGGAGATGCTCGACCTGCTCAAGAAAAAACTGGACAAAATGGGCGTCGATAACGTGGTGCCTGTCCTGGGAACACAGAAATCACCCGGTCTCAAACCGGAGTCCATCGACCTGGCGATCATGGTTGACGTCTACCACGAGTTCGAGTTTCCCTATGAGATGATGCGGGAGATCTCCAAGGCACTTAAACCCAAGGGCCGCGTCGTACTGGTCGAATACCGTAAGGAAGATCCGACCGTCCCCATCAAGCTGGTTCACAAGATGTCCGAAGCCCAGGCGAAAAAAGAGGTCTCCCGCCCCGAACTGAATCTCAAGTGGAAAGAGACCATCGGCATCCTCCCCCGCCAGCATATCCTCGTCTTTGAAAAGACGGCTGACGAATAA
- a CDS encoding aspartate aminotransferase family protein: MTTAIHFDNENQSNAVRDELFQTEPLALRTFTPSQAVLAKSAGCYHWTPEGRRLYDFTSGVLVANLGHNPRSWMKRFSEYMGWKPEHVTGEGEGEYFEAVTLTAYNAVTPIETEASKRLIANIQSFTGGNRCDKVMWAASGSEAVQKALWACLHRDPARDIILATRYGFHGKKGLAGAVTGSETDADRDPRVKFISFPRTECDDMSKKDDVLDTAAYQKELEDMWTEYGSRINCLITEPYLGGGGSYHPQVAYHKVLQDFCRAHDIMLILDEVQANFGRTGCMYAFEKYQVEPDFVVLGKGLGNGVPVAAAVGRSDVIASLKYGEASDTWSANPLSSASVLATLDEFESTDVMENTQKLSALYTEGLLSLKETGVIAKVRGEGMVFGIECAELGGKTSQEVAIDLVKTCYLGEEGGDGIHLLGALAGNVLRVSPPMTMTEAEAKESIALLKRLCEQLAAQLQEAPASA, translated from the coding sequence ATGACAACTGCCATTCACTTTGATAACGAAAATCAGTCTAACGCGGTGCGGGACGAACTGTTCCAGACCGAACCTCTGGCCCTGCGAACCTTCACCCCCAGCCAGGCGGTACTGGCCAAATCCGCCGGCTGCTACCACTGGACTCCGGAAGGTCGTCGTCTGTACGACTTCACCTCGGGCGTGCTGGTGGCGAACCTGGGTCACAATCCCCGCAGCTGGATGAAGCGGTTCAGCGAATACATGGGCTGGAAGCCGGAACATGTGACCGGCGAAGGGGAAGGCGAATACTTCGAAGCGGTCACCCTGACTGCTTACAATGCCGTCACCCCGATTGAAACTGAAGCCAGCAAGCGACTGATTGCCAACATTCAGTCTTTTACAGGGGGCAACCGCTGCGACAAAGTCATGTGGGCGGCTTCCGGTTCAGAAGCAGTTCAGAAGGCACTCTGGGCCTGTCTGCACCGCGATCCCGCACGGGACATCATCCTCGCAACCCGCTATGGATTTCATGGTAAAAAGGGTCTGGCGGGTGCCGTCACCGGTTCGGAAACCGATGCTGATCGCGATCCGCGCGTGAAGTTCATCAGCTTCCCGCGTACCGAATGCGACGACATGAGCAAGAAGGACGATGTACTGGATACCGCTGCCTACCAGAAAGAACTGGAAGACATGTGGACCGAGTACGGCTCACGGATTAACTGTCTGATCACCGAGCCTTACCTGGGCGGTGGGGGCAGTTACCATCCGCAGGTGGCTTACCACAAAGTGCTGCAGGACTTCTGCCGGGCACACGACATCATGCTGATCTTAGATGAAGTGCAGGCCAACTTCGGCCGCACCGGTTGCATGTACGCTTTCGAAAAATACCAGGTTGAGCCCGATTTCGTTGTACTGGGTAAAGGCCTCGGAAACGGCGTGCCTGTGGCTGCAGCCGTGGGTCGCAGCGATGTCATTGCCAGCCTGAAATACGGCGAAGCCTCTGACACCTGGAGTGCCAACCCGCTCTCTTCCGCATCCGTACTGGCGACACTGGACGAGTTCGAATCGACGGACGTGATGGAGAACACACAGAAGCTGTCTGCTCTCTACACTGAAGGTCTGCTGAGCCTGAAAGAGACTGGCGTCATCGCCAAGGTCCGCGGCGAAGGCATGGTCTTCGGAATCGAATGTGCCGAACTGGGTGGCAAGACCAGTCAGGAAGTCGCGATTGATCTGGTCAAGACCTGCTACCTCGGTGAAGAGGGTGGCGACGGCATTCACCTGCTGGGTGCCCTGGCCGGTAACGTGCTTCGCGTCAGTCCACCAATGACAATGACCGAAGCGGAAGCGAAAGAATCGATCGCCCTGTTGAAGCGGCTCTGCGAACAGTTGGCTGCTCAACTGCAGGAAGCTCCTGCCTCCGCTTAA
- a CDS encoding tetratricopeptide repeat protein: MPVTRFTKQTWLAGIACALLICSGCSSMKDQIVKKNDQPPDTLEEKISVAKKRLKHPDKFYVTHGQLQEKMGDLDSARTSYQVALGENPKSIDAVLGLSRLDQVAGRKIEAEKGFQKALEMEPENPQVRASIGQFYAAEQKWDKAIPLLSEAIKAAPADKNIRYQLGIAMASSGDYQGAMPHLIRAVGEAEAHYNIGYILKDRGELQASEQQFLQAVLLKPEFNEAQYWLDEIRREKENRLMLAGVSSSAGAKGTAKQAAYTKAKPPAKTVQNAVSQGMTPAGIPQSPRCISAPTDNTQQPPPGMNAEQMEQWRNQRQL, from the coding sequence ATGCCCGTAACACGTTTTACAAAACAGACCTGGCTCGCTGGAATCGCCTGTGCGTTATTGATTTGCAGCGGTTGTTCTTCCATGAAAGATCAGATCGTCAAGAAAAATGATCAGCCGCCGGACACGCTGGAAGAAAAGATTTCCGTCGCGAAAAAGAGGCTGAAGCACCCCGACAAGTTTTACGTGACACACGGCCAGCTGCAGGAAAAGATGGGCGATCTTGATTCTGCCCGCACCTCCTATCAGGTGGCCCTGGGAGAAAATCCCAAATCGATCGATGCCGTACTCGGACTCTCACGCCTGGACCAGGTTGCCGGTCGCAAAATCGAGGCAGAGAAGGGGTTCCAGAAAGCACTCGAGATGGAACCCGAGAATCCCCAGGTTCGCGCCAGCATTGGTCAATTCTATGCCGCCGAACAGAAATGGGATAAAGCCATTCCCCTGTTGAGCGAAGCAATCAAAGCCGCTCCCGCGGACAAGAACATCCGCTATCAGCTGGGAATCGCGATGGCCTCTTCAGGAGATTACCAGGGTGCAATGCCACACCTGATCCGCGCCGTCGGCGAAGCGGAAGCACATTACAACATCGGTTACATCCTGAAAGATCGTGGCGAACTGCAGGCCAGCGAGCAGCAGTTTCTACAGGCCGTCCTGTTGAAGCCCGAGTTCAACGAAGCCCAATACTGGCTGGATGAAATCCGCCGCGAAAAAGAGAACCGGCTCATGCTGGCTGGCGTCTCTTCCAGTGCCGGTGCGAAGGGAACTGCCAAACAGGCCGCTTACACCAAAGCGAAGCCGCCGGCGAAAACCGTACAGAATGCCGTTTCCCAGGGAATGACACCCGCCGGAATTCCTCAGTCACCTCGATGCATCTCCGCTCCGACAGACAACACCCAACAGCCACCGCCCGGCATGAACGCAGAACAGATGGAACAGTGGCGCAACCAGCGTCAGCTCTGA